The following nucleotide sequence is from Proteobacteria bacterium CG1_02_64_396.
CTTCGCTCAAACGCAGTCCCATCATCGCCTTAACCGCGCCGAAGACCGCGAAGCCCCCCGCCACCGCAATGGCGACCCCGATAAGAGTACCGGTGAGCTGGCTGGCGAAGGTGACGCCGCCAATCCCCCCCAGCGCCTCCAAGCCGAAGATTCCTGCTGCAATGCCGCCCCAGGCGCCACACACCCCGTGCAGGGGGATCACCCCGAGCACGTCATCGATCTTGAGTTTGTTCTGCAAAAAGGTGAAACCGAAAACGAAGATTGCTCCGGCGACCGCGCCGGTGGCCAGCGCCCCGATGGGGTGCATCAAATCGGAGCCGGCGCAGACCGCCACCAGTCCGGCCAGGGCGCCGTTGTGCACAAAGCCGGGGTCGTTGCGCCCGGCGATCAAGGCGCAGACCAGCCCCCCCACCATCGCCAGCAGCGAGTTGACCGCCACCAATCCCGAGGCCCCCTCGACTTTGGCGGCGCTCATGACGTTGAAGCCGAACCACCCCACCACCAGGATCCACGAACCGAGCGCCAGGAAGGGAATTGAGGAGGGGAGGATCCCTCGGACCGAGCCGTCCTTGCCGTAACGCCCTTTACGGGCCCCCAAAAGGATCACCGCCCCCACCGCCAAAAAGCCCCCCATGCCGTGAACCACCACCGAACCTGCAAAGTCGTGGAAGGCGGCCCCGAAGGTGTTGGTCATCCAATCTTGAAAGCCGAAGTTGCTGCTCCACACCATCCCCTCGAAAAAGGGGTAGACCAAGCCGACCAGTAAAATGGTGGCGATGGCATTGGGAAGAAAGCGGACCCGCTCGGTGATGCCCCCTGAAATGATGGCGGGGATGGCGGCGGCAAAGGTGAGCAAAAAGAAGAAGTGGACCAGTTCGTAGCCGTTGCTGGCGCCGCCGAGGCTCAAAAGCTCAGAGGCCGGCTTGAAAAAATGGATGCCGTAGGCGACGGAAAACCCGATGAAGAAGTAGGCCAGGGTCGAAAAGCCAAAGTCGGTGATGACCCGAACCAGGGCGTTGACCTGATTTTTGCGGCGTACCGTCCCCGCCTCTAAGAAGGCGAATCCAGCGTGCATCGCCAGCACCATGGCGGCGCCCATCAGCAGAAAGAAAACGTCGAAACCGGCGTTGGACATGGAACCCCCTCACGGATAAGAAAATTGTCGCAAAACCTACGCAATCGGCGTGCCTATGTCGTAAGTTGTTGAAAATACAGTGTCGTTTGGTTGTGTCGTATTGTTGTAAGCCAAACAAATGCCGCAAATATGTGCATTAAGACCAGCCAATGAAACCCGATTGAGCAAATCGTCGGGGTCGGCTTCCCCAAAGGAAGCGCCGATTGAATAGCGCTTCCGAGCGACCCAGGGATGGGTCGCCAAAATCGGGAACGTCAGTAGAAGGCGACCTAAGTCGCCGAAGCTCTGCTGATTTTGCAAGCGAAGCAAAAACCACGTTTTTTGCGTAGCGTGCCGATTCAAGGCAGGAGGCCTTGAATCGGCGTTTCCCAAAAGGATGTGGCTTGTTTGACCGGTTCGACGCGTCAGACTTGGCATTGGCATACCGCTCCACACTTTCATGAGGATCCCATGGCGCTTCAACGTTCGCGCATCGTGACTTTGTTGGTTGTTGTCGCCGTTGTGGCCGGTTTGGGGTACCGGATTTGGCTCGGCCCCCAGATCGAGGTCGCGACTACGCCGGTGGCGCGGGGCGATTTGAAGGTCACCGTCACCCCCACCGAGACCGGAACCG
It contains:
- a CDS encoding ammonium transporter encodes the protein MSNAGFDVFFLLMGAAMVLAMHAGFAFLEAGTVRRKNQVNALVRVITDFGFSTLAYFFIGFSVAYGIHFFKPASELLSLGGASNGYELVHFFFLLTFAAAIPAIISGGITERVRFLPNAIATILLVGLVYPFFEGMVWSSNFGFQDWMTNTFGAAFHDFAGSVVVHGMGGFLAVGAVILLGARKGRYGKDGSVRGILPSSIPFLALGSWILVVGWFGFNVMSAAKVEGASGLVAVNSLLAMVGGLVCALIAGRNDPGFVHNGALAGLVAVCAGSDLMHPIGALATGAVAGAIFVFGFTFLQNKLKIDDVLGVIPLHGVCGAWGGIAAGIFGLEALGGIGGVTFASQLTGTLIGVAIAVAGGFAVFGAVKAMMGLRLSEEDEYQGADLAIHRISSNPEEDMSRA